A genomic segment from Haloplanus salinus encodes:
- a CDS encoding XF1762 family protein, producing MIRPLRAGDIIAFPYLNAIGRFTGDDSIGSFNWYVPPGGPLSIGRLPNQDETDAMIDSGEIVILETEFDSLAAYHAYRTYRDCDPRLVSPGGASSTGHLSLRAERGSRVRERVNGFLKHPDVAYQHDPVTTPFRIALTATYQDREVAMAVLGRPRGRHNADGRTVELYRFAAHPDRPVNTGSWLLSRCCAWSRLEGYDRLLTYAGVQNNNVGTMYQAAGFELLGTTIADRSDWHSREGRAGGGRYRKWRYRYVLASHSIEARRPAGRVSPDQARLTDKNTPAGPACASARTLAQGELVQTREERLARRETTLTPDARAFLDEYDCGEPDDTAPLVACFAYRTPEDSLVAVLCLRDHSGEQNTRDNTEAVTLSTASVQTDALAYPVNVLRGLIADACEWARLHGYATVENCLTGNVATAAVEGIAGLEIDYDHLRDPSVEPSARASSSSSSPSVSSA from the coding sequence GTGATACGGCCGCTTCGCGCCGGCGACATCATCGCGTTCCCCTACCTCAACGCTATCGGGCGATTCACTGGGGATGACTCCATCGGATCCTTCAACTGGTACGTCCCGCCAGGGGGCCCACTTAGTATCGGTCGCCTCCCCAATCAAGACGAGACTGATGCGATGATCGACTCCGGGGAGATCGTCATACTCGAGACGGAATTCGACTCCCTTGCCGCCTACCACGCCTATCGGACATACCGCGACTGTGACCCCCGTCTCGTCTCGCCCGGTGGTGCGTCGTCAACGGGGCACCTATCGCTCCGCGCTGAGCGTGGGTCCAGAGTCCGTGAGCGTGTCAACGGCTTCCTGAAGCACCCCGACGTCGCGTATCAGCACGACCCAGTGACCACGCCCTTCCGAATCGCACTCACTGCCACCTACCAGGACCGAGAGGTTGCGATGGCGGTCCTCGGACGCCCGCGGGGGCGACACAACGCCGACGGTCGGACGGTCGAACTGTATCGCTTCGCTGCCCACCCTGACCGGCCCGTGAATACCGGCTCGTGGCTCCTCTCACGCTGTTGTGCGTGGAGTCGCCTGGAAGGATACGATCGCCTGCTTACGTACGCCGGTGTCCAGAACAACAACGTGGGGACGATGTACCAGGCCGCTGGGTTCGAGCTTCTCGGGACGACGATAGCCGACCGGAGTGACTGGCACTCTCGTGAGGGCCGTGCTGGGGGTGGACGGTACCGGAAATGGCGCTACAGATACGTCCTCGCCAGTCATTCGATCGAGGCTCGACGGCCCGCCGGTCGCGTCAGTCCCGATCAGGCCCGCCTCACCGACAAGAACACACCAGCCGGACCTGCGTGTGCCTCTGCCCGCACGCTTGCTCAGGGGGAACTCGTCCAGACCCGGGAGGAGCGTCTGGCTCGTCGAGAAACCACCCTCACCCCCGACGCCCGGGCGTTCCTCGATGAGTACGACTGTGGCGAACCTGACGACACCGCACCGCTCGTCGCGTGCTTCGCCTACCGGACGCCAGAAGACTCCCTGGTTGCCGTACTCTGCCTTCGAGACCACTCCGGGGAGCAGAACACCCGGGACAACACCGAAGCCGTCACGCTGTCCACTGCGAGCGTCCAGACCGACGCCCTCGCTTACCCGGTGAACGTGCTTCGGGGACTCATCGCCGACGCCTGTGAGTGGGCTCGGCTCCACGGCTACGCGACTGTCGAGAACTGCCTCACCGGGAACGTCGCGACCGCCGCAGTCGAGGGAATCGCTGGCCTCGAGATCGACTACGACCATCTTCGTGACCCATCCGTGGAGCCATCCGCACGAGCATCCTCGTCGTCGAGCTCCCCTTCTGTGTCTTCCGCGTAG
- a CDS encoding homing endonuclease associated repeat-containing protein: MPDDTVECPICGTPVTPNGLWSHASNAHSDDDVHAAMLEVLAAVADDLGHTPTTEDLDAYPRAPSHASYGNWFGSYNDALRAANLEVTRTSHGRDATDAELLEHLQALTGELGHPPSSQYMDQHGRYSATLYKTRWGSWSDALAAADVPTPGYSRAELREHLRDLGDTLCRPPSAPEVNAADGPYHRVYQQEFGSWIEALLAAGFDVEDTRANHGVTDTIHSPGAGGGDAQDTIDYGPGFDDAKKRAVRERDGRECQRCGLDEDTHLAAFDRRLPVHHIEPARTVEDPRERNDMPNLVTVCVACHTKIDTGHAPNPDPGGGQTAQTRLDGFGDEESQ, from the coding sequence GTGCCCGACGACACCGTCGAGTGCCCTATTTGCGGCACGCCGGTCACGCCCAACGGGCTCTGGAGCCACGCGAGTAACGCCCACTCCGACGACGACGTCCACGCTGCGATGCTCGAAGTCCTCGCCGCGGTCGCCGACGATCTCGGACACACTCCCACCACCGAGGACCTGGACGCATACCCGCGGGCCCCCAGTCACGCCAGCTACGGCAACTGGTTCGGATCCTACAACGACGCGCTGCGCGCCGCCAACCTCGAGGTCACCCGCACGTCCCACGGTCGGGATGCAACCGACGCCGAACTGCTAGAGCACCTGCAGGCGCTCACCGGCGAGCTTGGACACCCGCCGTCGAGCCAGTACATGGACCAGCACGGCCGGTACTCCGCGACCCTCTACAAGACCCGGTGGGGGAGCTGGTCGGACGCCCTCGCGGCCGCCGACGTCCCGACGCCGGGTTACAGCCGCGCGGAGCTGCGCGAGCACCTGCGCGACCTCGGCGATACCCTGTGCCGGCCGCCCTCGGCGCCGGAAGTGAACGCCGCCGACGGTCCGTACCATCGGGTGTACCAACAAGAGTTCGGTAGCTGGATTGAGGCGCTGCTGGCCGCCGGGTTCGACGTCGAGGACACCCGCGCGAACCACGGCGTCACAGACACGATCCACTCGCCTGGGGCGGGCGGTGGCGACGCCCAGGACACCATCGACTACGGGCCGGGGTTCGACGATGCAAAGAAGCGCGCGGTCCGCGAGCGTGACGGCCGGGAATGCCAGCGGTGCGGGCTCGACGAGGACACTCACCTAGCGGCGTTCGACCGGCGGCTGCCCGTTCACCACATCGAGCCGGCGCGCACCGTTGAGGACCCGCGGGAGCGCAACGATATGCCGAATCTCGTCACCGTCTGTGTGGCGTGCCATACGAAAATTGATACGGGGCACGCACCGAATCCAGACCCTGGCGGCGGGCAGACGGCTCAAACGCGACTGGACGGATTCGGCGATGAGGAGTCACAGTAG
- a CDS encoding DUF6610 family protein: protein MVSSNTSSVESIGHGQLDLSTYLSPATLDTLEDRHRASGGEHSDHRSEIEADSNTEREREEDALPIEVARRAEYIGFLHRAPFATEAYALGFVTGAREDCRIQDSHLRNVDVPILMLDNDFNRPDLDRYLTRFREVEPEIGVVGDARTPEEAHTFVDAARELKSDYPDATIIIVPKCREAIDIVANADIPGESLVLGYAMGRSNIKAWHFSDIANWRGHRVHLLGASPTKQWRVIQELTQPNLTGDPPADIIGLDWNGPQGIAYKGESWSRDGWQDADFLTIRETVRRSLREMRAFWEERGVWPAEGKTPIERLDPAVKEPDDPIWAANGGDLSDPDPLGSPDEWAELVDYEDEDGPYPIEQAIIVTYEDGRTFAYRTQTERNYVEYHEGLWDEVVDERP, encoded by the coding sequence ATGGTGAGTTCCAATACCAGTTCAGTCGAGAGCATCGGCCACGGCCAACTCGACCTCTCCACGTACCTCTCGCCGGCGACTCTTGACACACTCGAGGACAGACACCGGGCCTCGGGAGGCGAGCATTCCGACCACCGGTCCGAGATCGAGGCCGACAGCAACACCGAACGAGAACGCGAAGAGGACGCGCTTCCTATCGAAGTCGCTCGTCGTGCCGAGTACATCGGGTTCCTTCATCGAGCCCCGTTTGCGACTGAGGCATACGCCCTCGGATTCGTTACCGGCGCTCGCGAGGACTGTCGGATTCAGGATAGCCATCTCCGCAACGTTGACGTCCCGATCCTCATGCTCGACAACGACTTCAATCGGCCCGACCTCGATCGGTATCTCACCCGCTTCCGTGAGGTTGAGCCCGAAATCGGTGTCGTTGGCGATGCCCGCACTCCTGAGGAAGCACACACGTTTGTCGACGCCGCCCGCGAACTCAAATCCGACTACCCAGACGCGACCATCATCATCGTCCCGAAGTGTCGCGAGGCCATCGATATCGTCGCCAACGCTGATATCCCCGGGGAATCGCTCGTCCTCGGATACGCGATGGGGCGTTCAAATATCAAAGCGTGGCACTTCTCGGATATCGCCAACTGGCGCGGTCACCGTGTGCATCTCCTTGGAGCCAGCCCGACGAAGCAATGGCGCGTCATCCAGGAGCTCACCCAACCGAATCTCACAGGGGACCCGCCTGCGGACATCATCGGTCTCGATTGGAACGGCCCGCAGGGTATCGCCTACAAAGGCGAATCCTGGTCACGCGACGGGTGGCAAGACGCTGACTTCCTCACCATCCGCGAGACCGTCCGTCGAAGCCTCCGTGAGATGCGAGCATTCTGGGAGGAACGTGGAGTGTGGCCCGCCGAGGGGAAGACGCCAATCGAACGCCTCGACCCCGCCGTCAAAGAACCGGACGACCCGATCTGGGCTGCCAACGGAGGGGATCTCAGCGATCCCGATCCGCTTGGGTCACCCGATGAGTGGGCAGAACTAGTGGACTACGAGGACGAAGATGGCCCCTATCCCATCGAGCAGGCCATCATCGTCACCTACGAAGACGGGCGCACTTTCGCATATCGGACACAGACCGAGCGCAACTACGTCGAATACCACGAAGGGCTCTGGGACGAGGTCGTGGACGAGCGGCCGTAA
- a CDS encoding zinc finger domain-containing protein — MTISCNLDGCDRTWPRDPVLEVGCPSCSAPIGTKCKRPSGHAGNFVHPHGKRDRLAVDEGHYGTCPLDICAETLEDIDRSDTPTEEDGDTTEQVSIGAF, encoded by the coding sequence ATGACCATCTCCTGCAATCTCGACGGCTGTGATCGAACGTGGCCCCGCGATCCCGTGCTTGAGGTAGGGTGCCCATCGTGTAGCGCTCCTATCGGCACGAAGTGCAAGCGCCCGTCGGGGCACGCCGGTAATTTCGTCCATCCGCACGGAAAGCGTGACCGCCTCGCTGTCGACGAAGGCCACTACGGAACGTGTCCACTCGATATCTGCGCTGAAACACTCGAAGACATAGATCGATCGGATACGCCCACCGAGGAAGATGGAGATACTACCGAACAGGTCTCGATCGGAGCATTTTGA
- a CDS encoding deazapurine DNA modification protein DpdA family protein, translated as MSSEAPASPRQRSPSHGESLSPGVQESERFKFHYTVGSGSSRKAIGTAALAATNPDALDLDDLEALLAADVDLNAIPHPGYAMISYARRDNRPFEGPNWFIDSGGYSVQKKFNHYPTSIDDYVAYLSEYDDQIEKYTLRDWACAHDLLRDADRDVRTHQEWSIRDHVYCLETAEDVGLTAEPVAVLQGHDIEEYLWSFDYLKEHGLASPTLGVGSILRPNKTNEVRAIIQELRDAIPSKYALHGFGISKTVLDDAETLRALDSADTTSWQSKAAHALVTDPEWADRVPAWIRTLQAYMDYGDAVDALIAAAYADEPADAATASGRLRVVPLSAFAAGKPSHPDVADPLVECICGNLINPNRHPYEENTAWCRFCEQLQFNLWNRQFCVDDTDGVETDEPYPSKEL; from the coding sequence ATGTCCTCAGAAGCACCCGCCAGTCCCCGTCAGCGATCGCCTTCTCACGGTGAATCGCTATCGCCTGGAGTACAGGAGAGTGAGCGGTTCAAGTTCCACTACACGGTCGGGTCCGGATCATCGCGAAAAGCCATCGGGACGGCTGCACTTGCCGCCACAAATCCCGACGCACTCGATCTCGACGACCTGGAAGCGCTTCTCGCTGCTGATGTCGACCTCAACGCCATCCCACACCCTGGATACGCGATGATATCCTACGCTCGCCGGGACAATCGCCCTTTCGAGGGGCCGAACTGGTTCATCGATTCCGGCGGGTACAGCGTTCAGAAGAAGTTCAACCATTACCCGACGAGCATCGACGACTATGTTGCCTACTTGAGCGAGTACGACGATCAAATCGAAAAGTACACGCTCCGGGATTGGGCGTGTGCCCACGATCTTCTTCGCGACGCCGACCGGGATGTCCGCACCCACCAGGAGTGGTCAATACGCGACCACGTCTACTGCCTGGAAACTGCGGAGGACGTCGGTCTCACCGCCGAACCCGTTGCCGTCTTGCAGGGGCACGACATCGAAGAGTATCTGTGGTCGTTCGACTACCTCAAAGAGCACGGCCTCGCCTCACCAACGCTTGGCGTCGGGTCAATTCTTCGCCCGAACAAAACCAATGAAGTTCGTGCGATCATTCAGGAGTTGCGCGACGCTATCCCCTCGAAGTATGCGCTCCACGGCTTCGGGATCTCGAAGACCGTTCTCGATGACGCCGAGACCCTCCGGGCACTCGATTCGGCCGATACGACGTCGTGGCAGTCGAAGGCCGCTCACGCTCTTGTGACTGACCCTGAGTGGGCTGACCGCGTCCCCGCCTGGATTCGCACTCTCCAAGCGTACATGGACTACGGCGATGCCGTCGACGCACTCATCGCGGCTGCCTACGCCGATGAGCCGGCAGACGCAGCAACCGCATCCGGGCGCTTGCGAGTCGTCCCCCTCAGCGCGTTCGCTGCCGGGAAGCCGAGCCATCCTGACGTTGCCGACCCGTTGGTTGAGTGTATCTGTGGGAACCTAATCAACCCGAATCGGCATCCATACGAGGAAAATACCGCCTGGTGTCGATTCTGCGAGCAACTCCAGTTCAACCTATGGAACAGGCAGTTCTGTGTGGACGACACCGACGGCGTCGAGACAGACGAGCCATACCCTTCGAAAGAACTGTAG